One Streptomyces sp. B21-105 genomic region harbors:
- a CDS encoding putative bifunctional diguanylate cyclase/phosphodiesterase, with protein sequence MSSPSTSTPLLDGAPRTRPPTGAPRLAPPPAGGPGPNMVHQLLLAFLCAGYAVGAAFGWGSDELALIMGDFGLTAAAGTAAVSCFCYARIRRVRFRPAWMLFSLSSAMAALGNLVWGWYEVVLGRPVPSPSLADLFFLCFAPPAIVGLLVLAARPVTKAGWVCLGLDAWLIAGSLLTLSWSLALAQAAKLDGPSVSHAALSLAYPLLDIALVSMVLVLHFRRTAVNRTGVNTAVGALALTVLCDALFTSPLLHNDYRSGQLLDAGWFAGSLLLAYAPWAAYRRHGRVADEGHTRVVHEHLPGQRAGARSVMPSQAQTPPQGGDHVCYPVTRPITGSLAALTPYLAAAVCTLGILYNVLNGRSVDRVVLLTGGTVVLALVVRQGIMLLDNIALTQELAQKENHFRSLVQGSSDVIMIAAPSGVLRYVSPAAAGVYGRPAEELVGTELAHLIHPEDLGCVVHEVRRFLAASPQDEPTTRIECRFRSGAGGWLNVESTVNRHHGGLIFNSRDVTERVRLQAQLQHNAEHDPLTDLPNRALFTRRVQQALSGRRSTDRGAALRGTAVLFIDLDGFKAVNDTIGHAAGDALLVQAARRLQDAVRQGDTASRLGGDEFAALIVGDGTRDRAARERHILELADRLRLTLSQPYLIDGQEVRVAASIGVAFAEPGLGAGELLRNADLAMYRAKADGKGRVELYKPQMQQDVVRKAELATRLRAALHDGEFALLHQPVVRLSDGRISSVAAQARWRSSQGVLFTPAEFLRSAEASDRTAELGRWLLEEAVEQAADRTVSGLTLPVVVRLGARRLVDRSMPLGSIEALLTRHGLPSGSLVVELSDTDPRAPLDELERRLGALRRLGVRIALDGFGSGYGALTALRRLPVDILKLDRSLVEGVVESARLHKITGGLLRIANDLGLQSVAEGVDLPEQVVALHALGCTHGQGMAFSGPLDEYRLRRALATGRYPVAHDGPAEPAFAGGGAGVYTSGVTAVLGSGSALRSHNETPVPPT encoded by the coding sequence GTGAGTTCGCCGTCGACCTCCACCCCCCTCCTCGACGGAGCGCCGCGCACGCGGCCTCCGACGGGGGCGCCGCGCCTCGCCCCGCCGCCCGCGGGCGGCCCCGGACCCAACATGGTCCACCAACTGCTGCTGGCCTTCCTGTGCGCGGGGTACGCCGTCGGCGCCGCGTTCGGCTGGGGTTCGGACGAACTCGCGCTGATCATGGGCGACTTCGGGCTCACCGCCGCCGCCGGCACGGCCGCCGTGTCCTGCTTCTGCTACGCGCGCATCCGCCGGGTCCGCTTTCGACCCGCCTGGATGCTGTTCTCGCTCTCCTCGGCGATGGCGGCCCTCGGCAACCTGGTCTGGGGCTGGTACGAGGTGGTGCTGGGGCGGCCCGTGCCCAGCCCCAGCCTCGCCGACCTGTTCTTCCTGTGCTTCGCGCCACCCGCCATCGTGGGGCTGCTGGTGCTCGCCGCCCGCCCCGTCACCAAGGCGGGCTGGGTCTGCCTGGGGCTGGACGCCTGGCTGATCGCCGGCTCGCTGCTCACCCTCTCCTGGAGCCTCGCGCTCGCCCAGGCCGCCAAACTCGACGGCCCGAGCGTGTCGCACGCGGCGCTTTCGCTGGCGTACCCGCTGCTCGACATCGCCCTGGTGAGCATGGTGCTGGTGCTGCACTTCCGGCGCACCGCGGTGAACCGCACCGGGGTCAACACGGCCGTCGGCGCCCTCGCGCTGACCGTCCTGTGCGACGCCCTGTTCACGTCGCCGCTGCTGCACAACGACTACCGCTCGGGCCAGCTCCTGGACGCGGGCTGGTTCGCCGGCTCGCTGCTCCTGGCCTACGCGCCCTGGGCGGCCTACCGCCGGCACGGACGGGTGGCGGACGAGGGGCACACGCGCGTGGTGCACGAGCACCTGCCCGGACAGCGCGCCGGAGCGCGGAGCGTCATGCCCTCGCAGGCCCAGACTCCCCCGCAGGGCGGCGACCACGTCTGCTATCCGGTCACCCGGCCCATCACCGGCTCGCTGGCCGCGCTCACGCCCTACCTCGCCGCCGCCGTCTGCACCCTGGGCATCCTCTACAACGTCCTCAACGGACGCAGCGTCGACCGCGTGGTGCTGCTGACCGGCGGCACGGTCGTGCTCGCCCTCGTGGTCCGCCAGGGGATCATGCTGCTCGACAACATCGCCCTCACCCAGGAACTTGCGCAGAAGGAGAACCACTTCCGCTCCCTGGTGCAGGGCTCCAGCGACGTCATCATGATCGCCGCCCCCAGCGGCGTGCTGCGATACGTCTCCCCGGCCGCCGCCGGTGTGTACGGCCGCCCCGCCGAGGAACTGGTGGGCACCGAACTGGCCCACCTCATCCACCCGGAGGACCTGGGCTGCGTGGTCCACGAGGTGCGCCGGTTTCTCGCCGCCAGCCCTCAGGACGAGCCCACCACGCGCATCGAGTGCCGTTTCCGGTCCGGCGCGGGAGGCTGGCTCAACGTCGAGTCGACCGTCAACCGGCATCACGGCGGCCTGATCTTCAACAGCCGGGACGTGACGGAGCGGGTGCGGCTGCAGGCGCAGCTCCAGCACAACGCCGAGCACGACCCGCTCACCGACCTGCCCAACCGCGCGCTGTTCACCCGGCGCGTCCAGCAGGCGCTGTCCGGCCGCCGCAGCACCGACCGGGGCGCCGCCCTGCGGGGCACCGCCGTCCTCTTCATCGACCTCGACGGCTTCAAGGCCGTCAACGACACCATCGGCCACGCCGCCGGGGACGCCCTGCTGGTGCAGGCCGCCCGCCGGCTGCAGGACGCGGTCCGCCAGGGCGACACCGCGTCCCGGCTGGGCGGTGACGAGTTCGCGGCCCTGATCGTCGGCGACGGCACCCGTGACCGGGCCGCCCGCGAGCGTCACATACTGGAACTCGCCGACCGCCTCCGGCTCACGCTCTCGCAGCCGTACCTCATCGACGGCCAGGAGGTCCGCGTCGCCGCGTCCATCGGCGTCGCCTTCGCGGAACCCGGTCTGGGCGCAGGGGAGCTGCTGCGCAACGCCGATCTCGCCATGTACCGCGCCAAGGCGGACGGCAAGGGCCGGGTCGAGCTGTACAAACCGCAGATGCAGCAGGACGTCGTACGCAAGGCGGAGCTGGCCACACGGCTGCGCGCCGCGCTGCACGACGGCGAGTTCGCCCTCCTGCACCAGCCCGTGGTGCGCCTCTCGGACGGCCGGATCTCGTCGGTCGCCGCACAGGCCCGCTGGCGTTCCTCGCAGGGCGTGCTCTTCACGCCCGCCGAGTTCCTGCGGTCCGCCGAGGCCAGCGACCGGACGGCCGAACTGGGCCGCTGGCTGCTGGAGGAAGCCGTCGAGCAGGCCGCCGACCGGACCGTGAGCGGGCTGACACTGCCCGTCGTCGTCCGGCTGGGCGCCCGGCGGCTGGTGGACCGCTCGATGCCGCTGGGCTCGATCGAGGCGCTGCTGACGCGGCACGGCCTGCCGTCGGGCTCGCTGGTGGTCGAACTCTCGGACACCGACCCCCGGGCGCCGCTGGACGAGCTGGAGCGCCGCCTGGGGGCCCTGCGCCGCCTGGGCGTCCGTATCGCCCTGGACGGCTTCGGAAGCGGCTACGGGGCCCTCACGGCGCTGCGCCGGCTCCCGGTGGACATCCTCAAGCTCGACCGCTCGCTGGTCGAGGGGGTCGTCGAGTCCGCCCGGCTGCACAAGATCACCGGAGGGCTGCTGCGGATCGCCAATGATCTGGGGCTGCAGTCCGTCGCCGAGGGCGTGGACCTGCCCGAGCAGGTCGTCGCGCTGCACGCGCTGGGCTGCACGCACGGCCAGGGCATGGCGTTCTCCGGACCGCTCGACGAGTACCGGCTGCGCCGCGCGCTCGCGACCGGCCGCTATCCGGTGGCGCACGACGGCCCGGCGGAGCCTGCGTTCGCGGGCGGCGGCGCGGGGGTGTACACCAGTGGGGTGACCGCCGTCCTGGGGAGCGGAAGTGCCCTACGCTCACATAATGAGACTCCCGTCCCACCCACTTGA
- a CDS encoding acetolactate synthase large subunit, producing MTEQATGAHPQPRPRSGGQHSASVEHVTGAQSLIRSLEEVGADTVFGIPGGTILPAYDPLMDSTKVRHILVRHEQGAGHAATGYAQATGKVGVCMATSGPGATNLVTPIADAQMDSVPLVAITGQVVSSSIGTDAFQEADIVGITMPITKHSFLVTKAEDIPRVIAQAFHIASTGRPGPVLVDIPKDILQAKTTFSWPPVMDLPGYRPVTKPHAKQIREAAKLITAAKRPILYVGGGVLKAGATAELKVLAELTGAPVTTTLMALGAFPDSHPQHLGMPGMHGSVAAVTGLQKADLIVALGARFDDRVTGKLDSFAPYAKIVHADIDPAEIGKNRVADVPIVGDAREVIADLVQAVQKEHSEGQQGDYSAWWKDLSRWRDTYPLGYDQPADGSLSPQHVIERIGQLAPEGTIFAAGVGQHQMWSAHFVRFEKPATWLNSGGAGTMGYAVPAAMGAKAGVPEQTVWAIDGDGCFQMTNQELTTCALNNIPIKVAIINNGALGMVRQWQTLFYNQRYSNTVLHSGPNDVNPDARGTRVPDFVKLSEAMGCYAIRCESPDDLDKVIEEANSINDRPVVVDFVVHEDAMVWPMVAAGTSNDEILAARDVRPDFGDNEDD from the coding sequence ATGACCGAGCAGGCCACCGGGGCCCATCCGCAGCCGCGGCCCCGATCCGGAGGACAGCACTCCGCGTCCGTCGAGCACGTGACGGGTGCGCAGTCCCTCATCCGCTCCCTCGAGGAGGTCGGCGCCGACACGGTATTCGGCATTCCGGGCGGCACGATCCTTCCGGCGTACGACCCGCTGATGGACTCCACCAAGGTGCGCCACATCCTGGTCCGCCACGAGCAGGGTGCCGGCCACGCGGCCACCGGCTACGCGCAGGCCACCGGCAAGGTCGGCGTGTGCATGGCGACCTCGGGCCCCGGAGCCACCAACCTGGTCACCCCGATCGCCGACGCGCAGATGGACTCCGTGCCGCTGGTCGCGATCACCGGCCAGGTGGTGTCCTCGTCGATCGGCACGGACGCCTTCCAGGAGGCGGACATCGTCGGCATCACCATGCCGATCACCAAGCACAGCTTCCTGGTCACCAAGGCCGAGGACATCCCGCGGGTGATCGCGCAGGCGTTCCACATCGCCTCCACCGGCCGCCCCGGCCCCGTCCTGGTCGACATCCCCAAGGACATCCTCCAGGCGAAGACCACCTTCTCCTGGCCGCCCGTCATGGACCTGCCCGGCTACCGCCCGGTGACCAAGCCGCACGCCAAGCAGATCCGCGAGGCCGCCAAGCTGATCACCGCCGCCAAGCGGCCGATCCTCTATGTCGGCGGCGGTGTCCTGAAGGCCGGCGCCACCGCCGAGCTGAAGGTCCTCGCCGAGCTGACCGGCGCGCCCGTCACCACCACGCTGATGGCGCTGGGCGCGTTCCCGGACAGCCACCCGCAGCACCTCGGCATGCCCGGCATGCACGGCTCGGTGGCCGCCGTCACCGGCCTGCAGAAGGCCGACCTGATCGTCGCCCTCGGCGCCCGCTTCGACGACCGCGTCACCGGCAAGCTGGACAGCTTCGCCCCGTACGCCAAGATCGTCCACGCGGACATCGACCCGGCGGAGATCGGCAAGAACCGCGTCGCCGACGTGCCGATCGTCGGCGACGCGCGCGAGGTCATCGCGGACCTCGTCCAGGCCGTCCAGAAGGAGCACAGCGAGGGCCAGCAGGGCGACTACAGCGCCTGGTGGAAGGACCTGAGCCGCTGGCGCGACACCTATCCGCTGGGCTACGACCAGCCCGCCGACGGCTCGCTCTCCCCGCAGCACGTCATCGAGCGCATCGGACAGCTCGCCCCCGAGGGCACGATCTTCGCGGCGGGCGTCGGCCAGCACCAGATGTGGTCCGCGCACTTCGTCCGGTTCGAGAAGCCCGCCACCTGGCTGAACTCCGGCGGCGCGGGCACGATGGGCTACGCGGTCCCGGCCGCGATGGGCGCCAAGGCCGGCGTCCCGGAGCAGACGGTCTGGGCGATCGACGGCGACGGCTGCTTCCAGATGACCAACCAGGAACTCACCACCTGCGCCCTGAACAACATCCCGATCAAGGTCGCCATCATCAACAACGGCGCCCTCGGCATGGTCCGCCAGTGGCAGACCCTGTTCTACAACCAGCGCTACTCCAACACCGTGCTGCACTCCGGCCCGAACGACGTCAACCCGGACGCCCGGGGCACGCGCGTCCCGGACTTCGTGAAGCTGTCGGAGGCCATGGGCTGCTACGCGATCCGCTGCGAGTCCCCGGACGACCTCGACAAGGTCATCGAGGAGGCGAACTCGATCAACGACCGCCCGGTCGTCGTCGACTTCGTCGTCCACGAGGACGCGATGGTGTGGCCGATGGTCGCCGCAGGCACCTCCAACGACGAGATCCTGGCCGCCCGGGACGTCCGCCCCGACTTCGGCGACAACGAAGACGACTGA
- the ilvN gene encoding acetolactate synthase small subunit, with product MSKHTLSVLVENKPGILARIAALFSRRGFNIDSLAVGVTEHADISRITIVVSVDALPLEQVTKQLNKLVEVLKIVELEPGQAVHRELVLVKVRADNETRSQIVEIVQLFRAKTVDVSPEAVTIEATGSNDKLTAMLKMLEPYGIKELVQSGTIAIGRGARSITDRSLRALDRSA from the coding sequence ATGTCCAAGCACACGCTCTCCGTCCTGGTGGAGAACAAGCCGGGCATCCTGGCCCGGATCGCCGCGCTGTTCTCCCGCCGGGGCTTCAACATCGACTCGCTCGCCGTCGGCGTCACCGAGCACGCCGACATCTCCCGCATCACGATCGTGGTGAGCGTCGACGCGCTGCCGCTGGAGCAGGTCACCAAGCAGCTCAACAAGCTCGTCGAGGTGCTGAAGATCGTCGAACTGGAGCCGGGACAGGCCGTTCACCGCGAACTCGTTCTGGTGAAGGTGCGCGCCGACAACGAGACGCGCTCGCAGATCGTCGAGATCGTCCAGCTGTTCCGCGCCAAGACCGTCGACGTCTCCCCGGAGGCCGTGACCATCGAGGCCACCGGCAGCAACGACAAGCTGACCGCCATGCTCAAGATGCTGGAGCCGTACGGCATCAAGGAGCTGGTCCAGTCCGGCACGATCGCGATCGGCCGCGGCGCCCGTTCGATCACGGACCGTTCGCTGCGCGCTCTCGACCGGTCGGCGTAA
- the ilvC gene encoding ketol-acid reductoisomerase: MAELFYDADADLSIIQGRKVAVIGYGSQGHAHALSLRDSGVDVRVGLHEGSKSKAKAEEQGLRVVTPSEAAAEADVIMILVPDPIQAQVYEESIKDNLNDGDALFFGHGLNIRFDFIKPPAGIDVCMVAPKGPGHLVRRQYEEGRGVPCIAAVEQDATGNAFALALSYAKGIGGTRAGVIKTTFTEETETDLFGEQAVLCGGTAALVKAGFETLTEAGYQPEIAYFECLHELKLIVDLMYEGGLEKMRWSVSETAEWGDYVTGPRIITDATKAEMKKVLAEIQDGTFAREWMAEYHGGLKKYNEYKQQDSEHLLETTGKQLRKLMSWVDEEA; the protein is encoded by the coding sequence GTGGCCGAGCTGTTCTACGACGCCGACGCCGACCTGTCCATCATCCAGGGCCGCAAGGTCGCGGTCATCGGCTACGGCAGCCAGGGCCACGCCCACGCCCTGTCGCTCCGTGACTCCGGTGTCGACGTCCGCGTCGGTCTGCACGAGGGCTCCAAGTCCAAGGCCAAGGCCGAGGAGCAGGGCCTGCGCGTGGTGACGCCGTCGGAGGCCGCCGCCGAGGCCGACGTCATCATGATCCTGGTGCCGGACCCGATCCAGGCGCAGGTCTACGAGGAGTCCATCAAGGACAACCTCAACGACGGCGACGCGCTGTTCTTCGGCCACGGCCTGAACATCCGGTTCGACTTCATCAAGCCTCCGGCCGGCATCGACGTCTGCATGGTCGCCCCGAAGGGCCCGGGCCACCTGGTGCGCCGTCAGTACGAGGAGGGCCGCGGCGTTCCGTGCATCGCCGCCGTCGAGCAGGACGCCACCGGCAACGCCTTCGCGCTGGCGCTGTCCTACGCCAAGGGCATCGGCGGCACCCGCGCCGGCGTCATCAAGACGACCTTCACCGAGGAGACCGAGACCGACCTGTTCGGTGAGCAGGCCGTCCTCTGCGGTGGTACGGCCGCACTGGTCAAGGCCGGCTTCGAGACGCTGACCGAGGCGGGCTACCAGCCGGAGATCGCCTACTTCGAGTGCCTGCACGAGCTGAAGCTGATCGTCGACCTCATGTACGAGGGCGGCCTGGAGAAGATGCGCTGGTCGGTCTCCGAGACCGCCGAGTGGGGCGACTACGTCACCGGTCCGCGGATCATCACCGACGCCACCAAGGCGGAGATGAAGAAGGTCCTCGCCGAGATCCAGGACGGCACCTTCGCGCGCGAGTGGATGGCCGAGTACCACGGCGGCCTGAAGAAGTACAACGAGTACAAGCAGCAGGACTCCGAGCACCTGCTGGAGACCACCGGCAAGCAGCTGCGCAAGCTGATGAGCTGGGTCGACGAAGAGGCGTAG
- the serA gene encoding phosphoglycerate dehydrogenase, with product MSSKPVVLIAEELSPATVDALGPDFEIRHCNGADRAELLPAIADVDAILIRSATKVDAEAIAAAGKLKVVARAGVGLDNVDVSAATKAGVMVVNAPTSNIVTAAELACGLLLATARHIPQANAALKNGEWKRSKYTGVELAEKTLGVVGLGRIGALVAQRMSGFGMKVVAYDPYVQPARAAQMGVKVLTLDELLEVADFITVHLPKTPETVGLIGDEALRKVKPSVRIVNAARGGIVDEEALYSALKEGRVAGAGLDVYAKEPCTDSPLFEFDQVVATPHLGASTDEAQEKAGIAVARSVRLALAGELVPDAVNVQGGVIAEDVKPGLPLAERLGRIFTALAGEVAVRLDVEVYGEITQHDVKVLELSALKGVFEDVVDETVSYVNAPLFAQERGVEVRLTTSSESADHRNVVTVRGTLSDGEEVSVSGTLAGPKHLQKIVAVGEYDVDLALADHMVVLKYEDRPGVVGTVGRVFGEAGINIAGMQVARAAVGGEALAVLTVDDTVPAGVLAEVAEEIGATSARAVNLV from the coding sequence GTGAGCTCGAAACCTGTCGTACTCATCGCTGAAGAGCTGTCGCCCGCGACCGTGGACGCGCTTGGCCCGGACTTCGAGATCCGGCACTGCAACGGAGCGGACCGGGCCGAACTGCTCCCGGCCATCGCCGACGTCGACGCGATCCTGATCCGCTCGGCCACGAAGGTCGACGCCGAGGCGATCGCCGCCGCCGGCAAGCTGAAGGTCGTCGCGCGGGCCGGCGTCGGCCTGGACAACGTCGACGTCTCCGCCGCCACCAAGGCCGGCGTGATGGTCGTCAACGCCCCCACCTCGAACATCGTGACCGCCGCCGAGCTGGCCTGCGGTCTGCTGCTCGCCACCGCCCGCCACATTCCGCAGGCCAACGCCGCGCTGAAGAACGGCGAGTGGAAGCGCAGCAAGTACACCGGTGTGGAGCTGGCCGAGAAGACCCTCGGCGTCGTCGGCCTGGGCCGCATCGGCGCGCTCGTCGCCCAGCGGATGTCCGGCTTCGGCATGAAGGTCGTCGCCTACGATCCGTACGTGCAGCCCGCGCGCGCCGCGCAGATGGGCGTGAAGGTCCTGACGCTGGACGAGCTGCTCGAGGTCGCCGACTTCATCACCGTCCACCTGCCGAAGACCCCCGAGACGGTCGGTCTGATCGGCGACGAGGCGCTGCGCAAGGTCAAGCCGAGCGTGCGCATCGTCAACGCCGCGCGCGGCGGGATCGTCGACGAGGAGGCGCTGTACTCGGCGCTGAAGGAGGGCCGGGTCGCCGGCGCCGGCCTCGACGTGTACGCGAAGGAGCCCTGCACGGACTCCCCGCTGTTCGAGTTCGACCAGGTCGTGGCCACCCCGCACCTGGGTGCGTCGACCGACGAGGCGCAGGAGAAGGCCGGTATCGCGGTCGCGCGGTCGGTGCGTCTCGCCCTCGCCGGTGAGCTGGTCCCGGACGCGGTGAACGTCCAGGGCGGTGTCATCGCCGAGGACGTCAAGCCCGGTCTGCCGCTCGCCGAGCGCCTCGGCCGCATCTTCACCGCGCTGGCCGGCGAGGTCGCGGTCCGTCTCGACGTCGAGGTGTACGGCGAGATCACCCAGCACGACGTGAAGGTGCTGGAGCTGTCGGCCCTCAAGGGTGTCTTCGAGGACGTCGTCGACGAAACGGTGTCCTACGTCAACGCCCCGCTGTTCGCGCAGGAGCGCGGTGTCGAGGTGCGGCTGACGACCAGCTCGGAGTCGGCCGACCACCGTAACGTCGTCACCGTGCGCGGCACGCTCTCGGACGGCGAGGAGGTGTCCGTCTCCGGCACGCTGGCCGGTCCCAAGCACCTGCAGAAGATCGTCGCGGTCGGCGAGTACGACGTCGACCTCGCGCTCGCCGACCACATGGTCGTCCTCAAGTACGAGGACCGGCCGGGCGTCGTCGGCACCGTCGGCCGGGTCTTCGGCGAGGCGGGGATCAACATCGCCGGCATGCAGGTCGCCCGGGCGGCCGTGGGCGGCGAGGCCCTGGCCGTGCTGACCGTGGACGACACGGTGCCCGCGGGTGTGCTGGCGGAGGTCGCGGAGGAGATCGGCGCGACGTCTGCTCGTGCCGTGAACCTCGTCTAG
- a CDS encoding MFS transporter has product MTTNPTSTATTPAPRAGRREWTALGVLMLPLLLVSMDVSVLYFAIPAISADLHPSGTQQLWIFDIYAFVLAGLLMTMGSLGDRIGRRRLLLTGAAAFGAASLIAAYADSAGTLIAARAVLGIGGATLMPSTMALIRTMFTDPGQRAKAIGLWSGVMTGGIALGSVMSGVLVEYFWWGSVFLVNLPAMALLLVLGPVLLPESRDPAPGRFDWPSVPLSMAAVLPVIYGLKEITSEGWHVEYVLSVTVGLLFAALFVHRQRTAADPMISPALFRRPGFAPAVVLNLVSSFGMLGSAFFTTQYLQSVLGKSALEAALWALLPSVPIGMAAPLATSLVQKGVDRAHVVTAGFATGAAGYGLLALAGTDSMWLVLTAAGVLASGIVMVLSQMTDLAMSAAPVERAGSASSLLETGAEFGGALGMAVLGSIGTALYRHGMPSSAPAEARETLGGALAVAGHLPGRTGDALATAAREAFTNGMQGAAIAGTVVLAGAAAAATTTLRQSRVGDK; this is encoded by the coding sequence ATGACGACGAACCCGACGAGCACCGCCACCACCCCGGCGCCCCGCGCCGGCCGCCGCGAATGGACCGCCCTCGGCGTGCTGATGCTGCCGCTGCTCCTGGTCTCCATGGACGTCTCCGTCCTCTACTTCGCGATCCCGGCCATCAGTGCGGACCTCCACCCCAGCGGCACCCAGCAGCTGTGGATCTTCGACATCTACGCGTTCGTCCTCGCGGGCCTCCTGATGACGATGGGCTCCCTGGGCGACCGCATCGGCCGCCGCCGGCTGCTGCTGACCGGCGCGGCCGCCTTCGGCGCCGCCTCGCTGATCGCGGCCTACGCGGACAGCGCCGGGACCCTGATCGCGGCCCGCGCGGTCCTCGGCATCGGCGGCGCGACCCTGATGCCCTCGACGATGGCCCTGATCCGCACGATGTTCACCGACCCCGGCCAGCGCGCCAAGGCGATCGGCCTGTGGTCCGGGGTGATGACGGGCGGCATCGCCCTCGGCTCCGTGATGAGCGGCGTGCTGGTCGAGTACTTCTGGTGGGGCTCGGTCTTCCTGGTCAACCTGCCCGCGATGGCCCTGCTGCTCGTCCTCGGCCCGGTGCTGCTGCCCGAGTCACGCGACCCCGCCCCGGGCCGCTTCGACTGGCCGAGCGTCCCGCTGTCGATGGCCGCCGTGCTCCCCGTGATCTACGGCCTGAAGGAGATCACGTCCGAGGGCTGGCACGTCGAGTACGTCCTCTCGGTCACCGTGGGCCTGCTCTTCGCGGCCCTCTTCGTCCACCGCCAGCGCACGGCCGCCGACCCGATGATCTCCCCGGCCCTGTTCCGCCGGCCCGGCTTCGCCCCCGCCGTCGTCCTGAACCTCGTCTCGTCGTTCGGGATGCTGGGGTCGGCCTTCTTCACCACGCAGTACCTGCAGTCGGTCCTCGGCAAGAGCGCGCTGGAGGCGGCCCTGTGGGCGCTGCTGCCCTCGGTGCCGATCGGCATGGCGGCCCCGTTGGCCACGTCCCTGGTCCAGAAGGGCGTGGACCGCGCCCACGTCGTCACGGCCGGCTTCGCGACCGGCGCGGCCGGCTACGGCCTGCTGGCCCTCGCCGGCACCGACTCGATGTGGCTCGTGCTGACCGCCGCCGGGGTCCTCGCCTCGGGCATCGTCATGGTCCTCTCCCAGATGACGGACCTGGCGATGAGCGCGGCCCCGGTCGAGCGGGCGGGTTCGGCGTCCTCGCTGCTGGAGACGGGCGCCGAGTTCGGGGGCGCTCTCGGGATGGCCGTCCTCGGCTCCATCGGCACGGCGCTCTATCGCCACGGCATGCCGTCCTCGGCTCCGGCGGAGGCCCGCGAGACCCTCGGCGGCGCCCTGGCCGTCGCCGGCCACCTGCCCGGGCGCACGGGAGACGCCCTGGCCACAGCCGCCCGGGAAGCCTTCACCAATGGCATGCAGGGGGCGGCGATCGCGGGAACGGTGGTCCTCGCGGGTGCCGCGGCCGCGGCGACGACGACACTGCGACAAAGTCGCGTCGGCGACAAGTGA
- a CDS encoding TetR/AcrR family transcriptional regulator yields the protein MGHREDLLEGAKRCLLEKGFLRTTARDVVKESGTNLASIGYHYGSKDALLAQAYISLIEGVGDDFDPGWGGGGEATAPAGSLERFQEVWASIIDSVPRTRAIWLMSFELVVQGDRLPEVRKLLAEAQEEGRSGIVPLFNGVPEAELDKETVDTEGRFYQTLLNGLMVQWLFDPETATDAAQLTEGLRRVIAGAKKE from the coding sequence ATGGGACATCGTGAGGATCTGCTCGAAGGCGCCAAGCGCTGCCTGCTGGAGAAGGGGTTCCTGCGGACGACCGCACGGGACGTCGTCAAGGAGTCGGGGACCAACCTGGCGTCGATCGGCTACCACTACGGCTCCAAGGACGCCCTGCTGGCGCAGGCCTACATCTCGTTGATCGAGGGCGTCGGCGACGACTTCGACCCTGGCTGGGGCGGGGGCGGCGAGGCGACGGCGCCCGCGGGCTCGCTGGAACGGTTCCAGGAGGTGTGGGCGAGCATCATCGACTCGGTGCCGCGGACGCGGGCGATCTGGCTGATGAGCTTCGAACTCGTCGTCCAGGGCGACCGGCTCCCCGAGGTGCGCAAGCTGCTGGCCGAGGCGCAGGAGGAGGGTCGGTCGGGGATCGTGCCCCTGTTCAACGGCGTCCCGGAGGCCGAGCTCGACAAGGAGACCGTCGACACGGAGGGTCGCTTCTACCAAACCCTCCTCAACGGGCTCATGGTCCAGTGGCTCTTCGACCCGGAGACGGCGACCGACGCGGCCCAGCTCACCGAGGGGCTGCGGCGGGTGATCGCGGGCGCGAAGAAGGAATGA